From Streptomyces sp. NBC_01460, a single genomic window includes:
- the carA gene encoding glutamine-hydrolyzing carbamoyl-phosphate synthase small subunit has translation MTISTRGAGKAPAVLVLEDGRSFRGRAYGAVGETFGEAVFSTGMTGYQETLTDPSYHRQVVVMTAPHVGNTGVNDEDPESKRIWVSGYVVRDPARTPSNWRSRRSLDEELESQGVVGISGIDTRALTRHLRERGAMRVGIFSGNSLQDEGMLLAKVRQAPEMSGADLAAEVATKEAYVVPAIGTKKFTVAAIDLGIKGMTPHRMAERGIEVHVLPATATLEDVYAVEPDGVFFSNGPGDPSTADHPVSVMRGVLERKTPLFGICFGNQILGRSLGFGTYKLKYGHRGINQPVQDRTTGKVEVTAHNHGFAVDAPLDKVSDTEFGRAEVSHVCLNDQVVEGLQLLDQPAFSVQYHPEAAAGPHDAAYLFDRFVTLMEGQRA, from the coding sequence ATGACGATCTCCACCCGGGGAGCCGGAAAAGCTCCCGCCGTACTCGTCCTGGAGGACGGCCGCTCCTTCCGCGGCCGGGCCTACGGGGCCGTGGGGGAGACCTTCGGAGAAGCGGTGTTCTCCACCGGCATGACCGGTTACCAGGAGACGCTGACCGACCCCTCGTACCACCGCCAGGTCGTCGTCATGACCGCCCCGCACGTCGGCAACACCGGCGTGAACGACGAGGACCCCGAGTCGAAGCGGATCTGGGTCTCCGGCTACGTCGTGCGCGACCCCGCCCGGACCCCCTCCAACTGGCGCTCCCGCCGCTCGCTGGACGAGGAGCTCGAGAGCCAGGGCGTCGTCGGCATCAGCGGCATCGACACCCGCGCCCTCACCCGGCACCTGCGTGAGCGCGGTGCCATGCGCGTCGGCATCTTCTCCGGGAACTCCCTCCAGGACGAGGGCATGCTCCTCGCCAAGGTCCGCCAGGCCCCCGAGATGAGCGGCGCCGACCTCGCGGCCGAGGTCGCCACCAAGGAGGCGTACGTCGTCCCCGCGATCGGCACCAAGAAGTTCACCGTCGCCGCGATCGACCTCGGCATCAAGGGCATGACCCCGCACCGCATGGCCGAGCGCGGCATCGAGGTGCACGTCCTGCCGGCCACCGCCACCCTGGAGGACGTGTACGCCGTCGAGCCCGACGGTGTCTTCTTCTCCAACGGCCCCGGCGACCCGTCCACCGCCGACCACCCGGTCTCCGTCATGCGCGGGGTCCTGGAGCGGAAGACCCCGCTCTTCGGCATCTGCTTCGGCAACCAGATCCTGGGCCGCTCGCTCGGCTTCGGCACCTACAAGCTGAAGTACGGCCACCGCGGCATCAACCAGCCCGTGCAGGACCGCACGACCGGGAAGGTCGAGGTCACCGCGCACAACCACGGCTTCGCCGTCGACGCCCCGCTCGACAAGGTCTCCGACACGGAGTTCGGCCGCGCCGAGGTCTCCCACGTATGCCTGAACGACCAGGTCGTCGAAGGGCTGCAGCTGCTCGACCAGCCGGCCTTCAGCGTCCAGTACCACCCCGAAGCAGCCGCGGGCCCGCACGACGCCGCGTACCTCTTCGACCGTTTCGTCACCCTGATGGAGGGCCAGCGTGCCTAA
- the carB gene encoding carbamoyl-phosphate synthase large subunit, whose translation MPKRSDIQSVLVIGSGPIVIGQAAEFDYSGTQACRVLKAEGLRVILVNSNPATIMTDPEIADATYVEPITPEFVEKIIAKERPDTLLPTLGGQTALNTAISMHENGVLEKYGVELIGANVEAINKGEDRDLFKGVVEAVKAKIGYGESARSVICHTMDDVIAGVDTLGGYPVVVRPSFTMGGAGSGFAHDEEELRRIAGQGLTLSPTTEVLLEESILGWKEYELELMRDKNDNVVVVCSIENFDPMGVHTGDSITVAPSMTLTDREYQRLRDIGIAIIREVGVDTGGCNIQFAIDPVDGRVIVIEMNPRVSRSSALASKATGFPIAKIAAKLAVGYTLDEIPNDITEKTPASFEPTLDYVVVKAPRFAFEKFPSADSTLTTTMKSVGEAMAIGRNFTEALQKALRSLEKKGSQFAFTGEPGDKAELLAEAVRPTDGRINTVMQAIRAGATQEEVFDATKIDPWFVDQLFLIKEIADELTSAERLDTELLAEAKRHGFSDAQIAEIRGLREDVVREVRHALGIRPVYKTVDTCAAEFAAKTPYFYSSYDEESEVAPRTKPAVIILGSGPNRIGQGIEFDYSCVHASFALSDAGYETVMVNCNPETVSTDYDTSDRLYFEPLTLEDVLEIVHAESLAGPIAGVIVQLGGQTPLGLAQALKDNGVPVVGTSPEAIHAAEDRGAFGRVLAEAGLPAPKHGTATTFSEAKAIADEIGYPVLVRPSYVLGGRGMEIVYDETRLSSYISESTEISPTRPVLVDRFLDDAIEIDVDALYDGTELYLGGVMEHIEEAGIHSGDSACALPPITLGGYDIKRLRASTEGIAKGVGVRGLINIQFALSGDILYVLEANPRASRTVPFTSKATAVPLAKAAARISLGATVAELREEGLLPKHGDGGTLPLDAPISVKEAVMPWSRFRDIQGRGVDTVLGPEMRSTGEVMGIDSVFGTAYAKSQAGAYGPLPTKGRAFISVANRDKRTMIFPARELVAHGFELMATSGTAEVLKRNGINATVVRKLSEGEGPDGEKTIVQLIHDGEVDLIVNTPYGTGGRLDGYEIRTAAVARSVPCLTTVQALAAAVQGIDALNHGGVGVRSLQEHAEHLTAARD comes from the coding sequence GTGCCTAAGCGCTCCGATATCCAGTCCGTCCTGGTCATCGGCTCCGGTCCGATCGTCATCGGGCAGGCCGCCGAGTTCGACTACTCCGGCACCCAGGCCTGCCGCGTGCTCAAGGCCGAGGGCCTGCGCGTCATCCTGGTGAACTCCAACCCGGCGACGATCATGACCGACCCGGAGATCGCCGACGCCACGTACGTCGAGCCGATCACCCCCGAGTTCGTCGAGAAGATCATCGCCAAGGAGCGCCCCGACACGCTCCTCCCGACCCTGGGCGGCCAGACCGCGCTCAACACCGCGATCTCGATGCACGAGAACGGTGTCCTGGAGAAGTACGGCGTCGAGCTCATCGGCGCCAACGTCGAGGCCATCAACAAGGGTGAGGACCGCGACCTCTTCAAGGGGGTCGTCGAGGCCGTCAAGGCGAAGATCGGCTACGGCGAGTCCGCCCGCTCCGTCATCTGCCACACCATGGACGACGTCATCGCCGGTGTGGACACCCTCGGCGGCTACCCCGTCGTCGTCCGCCCCTCCTTCACCATGGGCGGCGCCGGCTCCGGCTTCGCCCACGACGAGGAGGAGCTGCGCCGCATCGCCGGACAGGGCCTCACGCTCTCCCCGACCACCGAGGTGCTCCTGGAGGAGTCCATCCTCGGCTGGAAGGAGTACGAGCTGGAGCTGATGCGCGACAAGAACGACAACGTCGTGGTCGTCTGTTCCATCGAGAACTTCGACCCGATGGGCGTCCACACCGGTGACTCGATCACCGTCGCCCCCTCGATGACGCTCACCGACCGTGAGTACCAGCGGCTGCGTGACATCGGCATCGCGATCATCCGCGAGGTCGGCGTCGACACCGGCGGCTGCAACATCCAGTTCGCCATCGACCCGGTCGACGGCCGGGTCATCGTGATCGAGATGAACCCGCGCGTCTCCCGCTCCTCGGCGCTGGCCTCGAAGGCCACCGGCTTCCCGATCGCCAAGATCGCGGCCAAGCTGGCCGTCGGCTACACGCTCGACGAGATCCCCAACGACATCACCGAGAAGACCCCGGCCTCCTTCGAGCCGACGCTCGACTACGTCGTGGTCAAGGCCCCGCGCTTCGCCTTCGAGAAGTTCCCCTCCGCCGACTCCACCCTCACCACCACCATGAAGTCGGTGGGCGAGGCCATGGCGATCGGCCGCAACTTCACCGAGGCCCTGCAGAAGGCCCTGCGCTCGCTGGAGAAGAAGGGCTCGCAGTTCGCCTTCACCGGGGAGCCCGGCGACAAGGCCGAGCTGCTCGCCGAGGCCGTCCGTCCCACCGACGGCCGCATCAACACCGTGATGCAGGCGATCCGCGCCGGCGCCACCCAGGAGGAGGTCTTCGACGCCACGAAGATCGACCCCTGGTTCGTCGACCAGCTCTTCCTGATCAAGGAGATCGCCGACGAGCTGACCTCCGCCGAACGCCTCGACACCGAGCTGCTCGCCGAGGCCAAGCGGCACGGCTTCTCCGACGCGCAGATCGCCGAGATCCGCGGCCTGCGCGAGGACGTCGTGCGCGAGGTCCGGCACGCGCTCGGCATCCGCCCGGTCTACAAGACGGTCGACACCTGTGCCGCCGAGTTCGCCGCGAAGACGCCGTACTTCTACTCCTCCTACGACGAGGAGAGCGAGGTCGCGCCGCGCACCAAGCCCGCGGTGATCATCCTCGGCTCCGGCCCGAACCGCATCGGCCAGGGCATCGAGTTCGACTACTCCTGCGTCCACGCCTCCTTCGCCCTGAGCGACGCGGGCTACGAGACCGTGATGGTCAACTGCAACCCGGAGACCGTCTCCACGGACTACGACACCTCCGACCGGCTCTACTTCGAGCCGCTCACCCTCGAGGACGTCCTGGAGATCGTGCACGCCGAGTCGCTGGCCGGCCCGATCGCCGGTGTCATCGTGCAGCTCGGCGGCCAGACCCCGCTGGGCCTGGCGCAGGCGCTCAAGGACAACGGCGTGCCGGTCGTGGGGACGTCCCCCGAGGCCATCCACGCCGCCGAGGACCGCGGCGCCTTCGGCCGGGTGCTCGCCGAGGCCGGACTGCCCGCCCCGAAGCACGGCACCGCCACCACCTTCTCCGAGGCCAAGGCCATCGCCGACGAGATCGGCTACCCGGTTCTCGTACGCCCGTCGTACGTGCTCGGCGGACGCGGCATGGAGATCGTCTACGACGAGACCCGGCTGTCCTCCTACATCTCCGAGTCCACCGAGATCAGCCCCACCCGGCCGGTCCTGGTCGACCGCTTCCTCGACGACGCCATCGAGATCGACGTCGACGCGCTCTACGACGGCACCGAGCTCTACCTCGGCGGCGTCATGGAGCACATCGAGGAGGCCGGCATCCACTCCGGCGACTCCGCCTGCGCGCTGCCCCCGATCACCCTCGGCGGCTACGACATCAAGCGGCTGCGGGCCTCCACCGAGGGCATCGCCAAGGGCGTCGGAGTACGCGGACTGATCAACATCCAGTTCGCCCTCTCCGGCGACATCCTCTACGTCCTCGAAGCCAACCCGCGCGCCTCGCGGACCGTGCCCTTCACCTCGAAGGCGACCGCGGTCCCGCTCGCGAAGGCCGCCGCCCGCATCTCGCTGGGCGCGACCGTCGCGGAGCTGCGCGAGGAGGGTCTGCTGCCGAAGCACGGTGACGGCGGGACCCTGCCGCTCGACGCGCCGATCTCCGTCAAGGAGGCCGTCATGCCGTGGTCGCGCTTCCGCGACATCCAGGGACGCGGCGTCGACACGGTCCTCGGCCCGGAGATGCGCTCCACCGGTGAGGTCATGGGCATCGACTCCGTCTTCGGCACGGCGTACGCCAAGTCGCAGGCCGGCGCCTACGGACCGCTGCCCACCAAGGGCCGCGCCTTCATCTCGGTCGCCAACCGCGACAAGCGCACGATGATCTTCCCGGCCCGCGAGCTGGTCGCCCACGGCTTCGAGCTGATGGCCACCTCCGGTACGGCCGAGGTCCTCAAGCGCAACGGCATCAACGCCACGGTCGTGCGCAAGCTGTCCGAGGGCGAGGGCCCCGACGGCGAGAAGACCATCGTCCAGCTGATCCACGACGGCGAGGTCGACCTCATCGTCAACACCCCGTACGGAACGGGCGGCCGGCTCGACGGCTACGAGATCCGCACCGCGGCCGTGGCCCGGTCCGTGCCGTGCCTCACCACGGTCCAGGCGCTCGCCGCCGCCGTCCAGGGCATCGACGCGCTCAACCACGGCGGGGTCGGCGTACGTTCCCTCCAGGAACACGCGGAACATCTGACCGCGGCCCGCGACTAG
- a CDS encoding dihydroorotase, with amino-acid sequence MSKILIRGAKVLGGEPQDVLIDGETVVEVGTGIEAGDATVIEAAGQILLPGLVDLHTHLREPGREDSETVLTGTKAAAVGGFTAVHAMANTFPVADTAGVVEQVWRLGKESGYCDVQPVGAVTVGLEGKQLAELGAMHDSAAGVKVFSDDGKCVDDAVIMRRALEYVKAFDGVVAQHAQEPRLTEGAQMNEGVVSAELGLGGWPAVAEESIIARDVLLAAHVGSRVHICHLSTAGSVEIVRWAKSKGWNVTAEVTPHHLLLTDELVRTYNPVYKVNPPLRTEADVMALREALADGTIDCVATDHAPHPHEDKDCEWAAAAMGMVGLETALSVVQQTMVDTGLLDWAGVADRMSTRPAAIGRLEGHGRPVSAGEPANLTLVDPAYRGAVDPAGFASRSRNTPYEGRELPGRVTHTFLRGRATVVDGKLA; translated from the coding sequence ATGAGCAAGATCCTGATCCGCGGTGCGAAGGTCCTCGGCGGCGAGCCGCAGGACGTCCTCATCGACGGCGAGACCGTCGTCGAGGTCGGCACCGGCATCGAAGCGGGTGACGCCACCGTGATCGAGGCGGCCGGCCAGATCCTGCTTCCCGGCCTCGTCGACCTCCACACCCACTTGCGCGAGCCCGGCCGCGAGGACTCCGAGACCGTCCTCACCGGCACGAAGGCCGCCGCGGTCGGCGGCTTCACCGCCGTCCACGCCATGGCCAACACCTTCCCCGTCGCCGACACCGCCGGCGTCGTCGAGCAGGTCTGGCGGCTCGGCAAGGAGTCCGGCTACTGCGACGTGCAGCCCGTCGGCGCCGTCACCGTCGGCCTGGAGGGCAAGCAGCTCGCCGAACTCGGCGCCATGCACGACTCCGCCGCCGGGGTGAAGGTCTTCTCCGACGACGGCAAGTGCGTCGACGACGCCGTGATCATGCGCCGCGCGCTGGAGTACGTGAAGGCCTTCGACGGCGTCGTGGCCCAGCACGCCCAGGAGCCCCGCCTCACCGAGGGCGCCCAGATGAACGAGGGCGTCGTCTCCGCCGAGCTCGGTCTCGGCGGCTGGCCCGCCGTGGCCGAGGAATCGATCATCGCCCGCGACGTCCTGCTCGCCGCCCACGTCGGCTCCCGGGTGCACATCTGCCACCTGTCGACCGCCGGCTCCGTGGAGATCGTCCGCTGGGCCAAGTCCAAGGGCTGGAACGTCACCGCCGAGGTCACGCCGCACCACCTGCTGCTCACCGACGAACTCGTGCGGACCTACAACCCGGTCTACAAGGTGAACCCGCCGCTGCGCACCGAGGCCGACGTCATGGCCCTGCGCGAGGCCCTCGCCGACGGCACCATCGACTGCGTGGCCACCGACCACGCCCCGCACCCGCACGAGGACAAGGACTGCGAGTGGGCCGCCGCCGCCATGGGCATGGTGGGCCTGGAGACCGCGCTCTCCGTGGTCCAGCAGACGATGGTGGACACCGGACTCCTCGACTGGGCGGGCGTCGCCGACCGCATGTCGACGCGCCCCGCGGCCATCGGCAGGCTCGAAGGACACGGCCGGCCCGTCTCGGCGGGTGAGCCCGCCAACCTCACCCTGGTCGATCCGGCATACCGTGGAGCTGTGGACCCCGCGGGCTTCGCCTCCCGCAGCCGCAACACTCCGTACGAGGGTCGCGAGCTGCCGGGCCGAGTGACCCACACCTTCCTGCGGGGCCGTGCCACGGTCGTCGACGGGAAGCTCGCGTGA
- the pyrF gene encoding orotidine-5'-phosphate decarboxylase, producing MTLEPFGARLRHAMDTRGPLCVGIDPHASLLASWGLNDDVAGLERFTRTVVEALADRVAVLKPQSAFFERFGSRGVAVLEEAVEEARAAGALVLMDAKRGDIGSTMGAYAATYLDKDSPLFSDAVTVSPYLGFGSLRPALDAAAVSGAGVFVLALTSNPEGAEVQRATAADGRSLAQLMLDHMAAENTGATPLGSVGAVVGATLGDAGVDLSINGPLLAPGIGAQGATPADLPGVFGAAVGNVVPSVSRGVLRHGPDASGLREAAGRFAEEIRTAVSDA from the coding sequence GTGACCCTTGAACCCTTCGGCGCGCGTCTGCGCCACGCCATGGACACCCGCGGGCCGCTCTGCGTCGGCATCGACCCGCACGCCTCCCTGCTCGCCTCCTGGGGCCTGAACGACGACGTCGCGGGGCTGGAGCGCTTCACGCGCACGGTCGTCGAGGCGCTGGCCGACCGGGTCGCCGTGCTCAAGCCGCAGTCCGCGTTCTTCGAGCGCTTCGGCTCGCGCGGCGTCGCCGTCCTGGAGGAGGCCGTCGAGGAGGCCCGCGCGGCCGGGGCCCTCGTGCTCATGGACGCCAAGCGCGGAGACATCGGCTCCACGATGGGCGCCTACGCCGCCACCTACCTCGACAAGGACTCGCCGCTCTTCTCGGACGCGGTCACCGTCTCGCCGTACCTCGGCTTCGGCTCGCTGCGCCCGGCGCTGGACGCCGCCGCGGTCTCCGGGGCGGGTGTCTTCGTGCTCGCCCTCACCTCCAACCCGGAGGGCGCCGAGGTGCAGCGCGCCACCGCCGCCGACGGGCGCTCGCTGGCGCAGCTGATGCTCGACCACATGGCCGCCGAGAACACGGGCGCGACGCCGCTCGGCTCCGTCGGCGCGGTGGTCGGCGCGACGCTCGGGGACGCGGGAGTCGACCTGTCGATCAACGGTCCGCTGCTCGCTCCCGGCATCGGCGCCCAGGGCGCCACGCCCGCTGATCTTCCCGGTGTCTTCGGTGCCGCGGTGGGCAACGTGGTGCCGAGCGTGAGCCGGGGTGTACTGCGTCACGGACCGGACGCGTCAGGGCTGCGCGAAGCCGCCGGACGGTTCGCGGAGGAGATCCGTACGGCCGTCTCGGATGCTTGA
- a CDS encoding integration host factor → MALPPLTPEQRAAALEKAAAARRERAEVKNRLKHSGASLHEVIKQGQENDVIGKMKVSALLESLPGVGKVRAKQIMERLGISESRRVRGLGSNQIASLEREFGGSAA, encoded by the coding sequence GTGGCTCTTCCGCCCCTTACCCCTGAACAGCGCGCAGCCGCGCTCGAAAAGGCCGCCGCGGCTCGCCGGGAGCGGGCCGAGGTCAAGAATCGACTCAAGCACTCCGGCGCCTCGCTCCATGAGGTCATCAAGCAGGGCCAGGAGAACGACGTCATCGGCAAGATGAAGGTCTCCGCCCTTCTCGAGTCCCTGCCGGGCGTGGGCAAGGTCCGCGCCAAGCAGATCATGGAGCGGCTCGGCATCTCCGAGAGCCGCCGGGTCCGGGGTCTTGGCTCCAACCAGATCGCATCCCTGGAGCGTGAGTTCGGCGGCAGCGCCGCCTGA
- a CDS encoding quinone-dependent dihydroorotate dehydrogenase produces the protein MYKLFFQLVFKRMDPEQAHHLAFRWIRLLARVPVLRTFAAAALAPRHKELRTEALGLRMHGPFGLAAGFDKNAVAIDGMSMLGFDHIEIGTVTGEPQPGNPKKRLFRLVADRALINRMGFNNEGSAAVAERLAARTPVFRTTVGVNIGKTKVVPEDEAVGDYVKSTERLAVHADYLVVNVSSPNTPGLRNLQATEALRPLLTAVREAADRTVTDRRVPLLVKIAPDLADEDVDAVADLAVELGLDGIIATNTTIARDGLGLTSDASLVEETGGLSGAPLKERSLEVLSRLYARVGSRITLVGVGGIENAEDAWQRILAGATLVQGYSAFIYEGPFYARAIHKGLAARLAASPYATLAEAVGAETRKVTQ, from the coding sequence ATGTACAAACTCTTCTTCCAGCTGGTCTTCAAGCGGATGGACCCGGAGCAGGCCCATCACCTGGCGTTCCGGTGGATCCGCCTCCTCGCCCGCGTCCCCGTGCTGCGCACCTTCGCCGCTGCCGCGCTGGCCCCCCGCCACAAGGAGCTGCGCACCGAGGCCCTCGGCCTGCGGATGCACGGACCCTTCGGGCTCGCCGCCGGCTTCGACAAGAACGCCGTCGCGATCGACGGCATGTCGATGCTCGGCTTCGACCACATCGAGATCGGCACGGTCACCGGCGAGCCGCAGCCCGGCAACCCGAAGAAGCGGCTGTTCCGCCTGGTCGCGGACCGCGCGCTGATCAACCGCATGGGCTTCAACAACGAGGGCTCCGCGGCCGTGGCGGAGCGCCTCGCCGCCCGCACCCCTGTCTTCCGCACGACCGTCGGCGTGAACATCGGCAAGACCAAGGTCGTCCCCGAGGACGAGGCCGTGGGCGACTACGTGAAGTCCACCGAGCGGCTCGCCGTCCACGCCGACTACCTCGTCGTGAACGTCTCCTCGCCCAACACGCCCGGCCTGCGCAACCTCCAGGCCACCGAGGCGCTCCGCCCGCTGCTGACCGCCGTGCGCGAGGCGGCCGACCGCACCGTCACCGACCGGCGGGTCCCGCTGCTCGTCAAGATCGCCCCGGACCTCGCGGACGAGGACGTCGACGCGGTCGCCGACCTCGCCGTGGAGCTCGGTCTGGACGGCATCATCGCCACCAACACCACCATCGCCCGCGACGGCCTCGGCCTGACGTCGGACGCGTCCCTGGTCGAGGAGACCGGCGGACTCTCCGGCGCGCCCCTCAAGGAGCGCTCCCTGGAGGTCCTGAGCCGCCTGTACGCCCGTGTGGGAAGCCGGATCACCCTGGTGGGCGTCGGGGGCATCGAGAACGCCGAGGACGCCTGGCAGCGCATCCTGGCCGGTGCCACCCTCGTCCAGGGCTACAGCGCCTTCATCTACGAGGGCCCGTTCTACGCCCGCGCGATCCACAAGGGCCTGGCCGCCCGTCTGGCCGCCTCCCCGTACGCCACCCTCGCCGAAGCCGTCGGCGCCGAGACACGGAAGGTCACGCAGTGA
- a CDS encoding PH-like domain-containing protein produces MTTLNPLHLLAAEQKSAEVTDWSARVSWVLGLIVFIAFVYWLMRQGWKWRGRLQSGLPELATTPAGFADGERLLTLTGRYHASTTAGQWLDRIVAHGLGTRSRVELTLTAQGLDVVRPGAADFFVPAAALREARLDKALAGKVLPEGGLLVITWAHGDQLIDSGFRSDHAAEHQAWVDAVDHLTGTAGKNLTSTTEGTVR; encoded by the coding sequence GTGACAACACTCAACCCCCTCCACCTGCTGGCCGCCGAGCAGAAGTCGGCCGAAGTGACGGACTGGTCCGCCCGCGTCAGCTGGGTCCTCGGACTGATCGTCTTCATCGCGTTCGTCTACTGGCTGATGCGCCAGGGATGGAAGTGGCGGGGGCGCCTGCAGTCCGGTCTGCCGGAGCTCGCGACCACCCCCGCGGGGTTCGCGGACGGCGAGAGGCTCCTCACACTCACCGGCCGCTACCACGCCTCCACGACCGCCGGGCAGTGGCTCGACCGGATCGTGGCGCACGGCCTCGGCACCCGCAGCCGGGTCGAGCTGACGCTCACCGCCCAGGGCCTCGACGTCGTACGCCCCGGCGCGGCCGACTTCTTCGTGCCGGCCGCGGCGCTCCGCGAGGCCCGGCTCGACAAGGCACTGGCCGGCAAGGTCCTGCCCGAGGGTGGCCTGCTGGTCATCACCTGGGCACACGGCGACCAGCTGATCGACTCCGGGTTCCGCTCCGACCACGCGGCCGAGCACCAGGCCTGGGTCGACGCCGTCGACCACCTCACCGGCACAGCCGGCAAGAACCTCACCAGTACAACGGAAGGCACCGTACGATGA
- a CDS encoding aspartate carbamoyltransferase catalytic subunit, which produces MLRPPGDNPRTPRHLISAADLTRDDAVLILDTAEEMARVADRPIKKLPTLRGRTVVNLFFEDSTRTRISFEAAAKRLSADVINFSAKGSSVSKGESLKDTALTLEAMGADAVVIRHGASGAPYRLATSGWIDSAVVNAGDGTHEHPTQALLDAFTMRRRLVGPDTGIGRDLEGRRITIVGDILHSRVARSNVHLLHTLGAHVTLVAPPTLVPVGVEQWPCDVSYRLDDVLPKSDAVMMLRVQRERMNAAYFPTEREYSRRYGLDGERMAKMPEHAIVMHPGPMVRGMEITAEVADSDRCTAVEQVANGVSTRMAVLYLLLGGSETALPSASARTEENK; this is translated from the coding sequence ATGCTGCGCCCTCCCGGGGACAACCCCCGGACCCCCCGTCACCTCATCTCGGCCGCAGACCTCACCCGCGACGACGCCGTCCTGATCCTCGACACGGCCGAGGAGATGGCCCGGGTCGCTGACCGGCCGATCAAGAAACTTCCGACGCTTCGTGGACGAACGGTCGTCAACCTTTTCTTCGAGGACTCGACCCGCACGAGGATCTCGTTCGAGGCCGCAGCCAAGCGCCTCTCCGCCGACGTCATCAACTTCTCCGCGAAGGGCTCGTCCGTCTCCAAGGGCGAGTCGCTCAAGGACACCGCCCTGACCCTGGAGGCCATGGGCGCCGACGCCGTCGTCATCCGGCACGGCGCCTCCGGGGCCCCGTACCGCCTCGCGACGTCGGGCTGGATCGACAGCGCGGTCGTCAACGCCGGTGACGGCACCCACGAGCACCCCACCCAGGCGCTGCTGGACGCGTTCACGATGCGCCGCAGGCTCGTCGGGCCCGACACGGGGATCGGCCGGGACCTCGAAGGCCGGCGGATCACGATCGTCGGCGACATCCTGCACAGCCGCGTCGCCCGCTCCAACGTCCACCTGCTGCACACGCTCGGCGCGCACGTCACCCTGGTGGCCCCGCCCACCCTCGTGCCGGTCGGCGTCGAGCAGTGGCCCTGCGACGTCAGCTACCGCCTCGACGACGTGCTGCCGAAGTCGGACGCGGTCATGATGCTCCGTGTGCAGCGCGAGCGGATGAACGCCGCCTACTTCCCGACCGAGCGCGAGTACTCCCGCCGCTACGGCCTCGACGGCGAACGCATGGCGAAGATGCCGGAGCACGCCATCGTGATGCACCCCGGCCCGATGGTCCGCGGCATGGAGATCACGGCCGAGGTGGCCGACTCCGACCGCTGCACCGCCGTCGAGCAGGTCGCGAACGGCGTCTCCACCCGCATGGCCGTCCTGTACCTGCTGCTCGGCGGTTCCGAGACCGCCCTGCCCTCCGCCTCCGCCCGTACCGAGGAGAACAAGTAA
- the gmk gene encoding guanylate kinase, translated as MAATSRGKSPVPPDVRPRLTVLSGPSGVGKSTVVAHMRKVHPEVWLSVSATTRKPRPGERNGVHYFFVDDEEFDKLIANGELLEWAEFAGNRYGTPRRAVLDRLEAGEPVLLEIDLQGARLVRQSMPEAQLVFLAPPGWDELVRRLTGRGTEAPDVIERRLAAAKVELAAEAEFDTTLVNTSVEDVARELLTLMLQASGLHGTDD; from the coding sequence ATGGCTGCAACATCCCGGGGGAAGTCCCCCGTACCCCCGGACGTACGTCCGCGGCTGACCGTGCTCTCCGGCCCCTCTGGGGTCGGCAAGAGCACGGTCGTCGCTCATATGCGCAAGGTTCACCCCGAGGTGTGGCTCTCGGTGTCGGCCACGACCCGCAAGCCGCGACCCGGCGAACGCAACGGTGTCCACTACTTCTTCGTCGACGACGAGGAGTTCGACAAGCTGATCGCCAACGGCGAGCTGCTGGAGTGGGCCGAGTTCGCGGGCAACCGCTACGGCACGCCCCGCCGGGCCGTGCTCGACCGCCTGGAGGCGGGCGAGCCGGTGCTGCTGGAGATCGATCTGCAGGGTGCCCGGCTGGTCCGCCAGTCGATGCCCGAGGCGCAGCTCGTCTTCCTCGCGCCGCCCGGCTGGGACGAGCTGGTGCGCCGGCTCACCGGCCGCGGCACGGAGGCGCCCGACGTGATCGAGCGCCGTCTCGCGGCGGCGAAGGTCGAGCTGGCCGCCGAGGCCGAGTTCGACACCACGCTCGTCAACACCTCCGTCGAGGACGTGGCACGCGAGCTGCTAACGTTGATGCTGCAGGCTTCCGGCCTCCACGGTACCGACGACTGA
- the rpoZ gene encoding DNA-directed RNA polymerase subunit omega → MSSSITTPEGIINPPIDELLEATDSKYSLVIYAAKRARQINAYYSQLGEGLLEYVGPLVDTHVHEKPLSIALREINAGLLTSEAIEGPAQ, encoded by the coding sequence GTGTCCTCTTCCATCACCACGCCCGAGGGCATCATCAACCCGCCGATTGATGAGCTCCTCGAGGCCACCGACTCGAAGTACAGCCTTGTGATCTACGCCGCCAAGCGCGCGCGCCAGATCAACGCGTACTACTCGCAGCTCGGTGAAGGCCTCCTCGAGTACGTCGGTCCGCTCGTCGACACCCACGTGCACGAGAAGCCGCTCTCGATCGCGCTCCGCGAGATCAACGCGGGCCTGCTCACCTCCGAGGCCATCGAGGGCCCCGCGCAGTAA